A region of the Pseudomonas silesiensis genome:
GCCGGGCTGATGATCACCGTCTTGAACAGGGTCTTGGTGTTGGTGAACACCGTAGAGGCGGTGCATTCGCTGCCAGTGCCGGAGGTGGTCGGTATCGCGAAGATCGGCAACGGTGGCTGCAGCAGCTTGTCGTAGCCTTCGTAGTCGAGGATGTTGCCGGGGTTGGTGGCCATGGCCGCGACCCCCTTGGCGGTGTCGATGCTGCTGCCGCCGCCGACACCGATCACCGAATCGCAGTCATGGTTTTTCAGGAACGCCACGGCGCGCTCCAGCACATCGGTGGTGGGGTTGGGCTCGACCCCGGAAAACACTTCGTAGCTGACTTCGCTTTCGGCCAGCGAGGCAAAAAAGCCTTCCAGCACGCCCGATGCGATCAGCCCCTGATCGGTGACTACCAGCAGTTTTCTGCGCACATGGGGCTTGAGCAATGCACCGGCCTGACGCACCAGGCCGTTACCGCTCTTCAAGGTCGTGGGGAAGTAAAACTGAAAGGGGTTCATGGGTTTCTCCGGTACTTATTGGTGCGCAAACACTAATAAGCGCCGCAGACGCCCGATAATGAAAAGGTCTGATCCGGTGATCACCCTTTGTCATCCCCCGTCTAGCCTGGACGGCGGGCCGTTACCCCGGAACATTCCGATCTTTTGGGGGGATGACATTCAGTGATCCCCCAATCAGATCCCCTCATTATTCAGCTGTCGGGCGCGTAACTAGAGTGGGGCCGCTTGCATCCACAACAACAAGAGCGCCCTTCATGAACAATCCGAGTGCCGAAACACTGCGGCTGACAGCCGCGTCCGCAACCGAGCGTCCCACCAGCGTGCGCTGGCGAATCTTCCTCATCATGCTGCTGCTGACCGCCATCAACTACATCGACCGCGCCTCGCTGTCGGTGGCCTTGCCGCTGATTTCCGCCGAGTTCCAGATCCCGCCGGCGCTGGAAGGGCTGATGCTCAGTGCGTTTTTCTGGTCCTACGCCTTGATGCAGATTCCCGGCGGCATGCTGCTGGATCGCTTTCAGACGCGGCGGGTGATTGTCATCGCGACGGTGGCCTGGGGTGCGTTCCAGGCCCTGGCCGCCGGTGCGCACAACTGGATCACCCTGCTGATCACGCGCATGGGCCTGGGCATCGCCGAATCGCCGATCATGCCCGCCGGGGCCAAGCTCAATGGCGCCTGGCTGACCCCCAACGAACGCGGACGCGGCGCGGTGCTGGTGGACGGCGGCGCACCGCTGGGCAGTGCTTTTGGCGCGATCATCATCGCGGGCCTGATCGGCTGGTTCGACTCCTGGCGCATCGCCTTCGTGATCGCCGGTGTCGGCACCATGCTCGCCGGTGTGCTGGCCTGGAAATACATTCGCAATCACCCCAGTGAACACCCCGGCGTCAATGCCGCGGAACTGGCGCACATCACCGCGGGCAACAGCACCGTCAGTCAACCCGGCGCCGTGACCAGCATCCCGCTCAAGGAGCTGCTCAAAGATCGCTCGGTGCTGGCGATGTTCGCCGGCTACTGCTGCATCCTCAGCGTGTTCTATGGTCTGCTGACCTGGATGCCGAGCTACCTGCACCAGACCCACGGCCTGAACATTTCGAGCATGGGCGGTGCGACCTTCCTGATCTTCATGTGCGGCTTCGTCGGTGAACTGGTCGGCGGTTACCTGGGGGACAAATGGAAGTCCAGCGGCGCCTCGCCCAACCTGGTGATGCGCAGCATGTTCAGCGGCTCGGCACTGGTGGCGGCGGTGTGCATGCTGGCGGTGGCTTATGCCAGCGAGGCGAGCAAGGCGATCGGCCTGCTCTGTGTGGCGATGTTTTTCATTCGCTGGTGCGGCATGTACTGGTGCATTCCGTCGATCCTCGGCGGCACCTCGAAAACCGGCGTGCTCGCCGGCACCATGAACTTTTGCGGGAACATGGCCGGGGTCATCGTGCCGATCATGATCGGGTTGATCGTGCAGTTCACCGGTTCGTATTTCCTGGTGCTGATTTTCTTCGTGGTCATGGCCCTGTTGCTGGCGATATTCTCCAGCCTGATCGATTACCGGGAGCGGGGGCTGACCTGATATGAGCAGGGTTTTGACAGGGATAAAGCGCCGGTGAGCGTCGATATCGAATGCGTGGTGGTCGGGGCCGGGGTGGTCGGGCTGGCGGTGGCCAGGGCCCTGGCCCGCAGCGGACGGGAAGTGGTCCTGGTCGAGGCGGGCGAGGGCATTGGGGTGGGCATCAGTTCGCGCAATTCCGAGGTGATCCACGCCGGGATCTATTACCCCAGCGGCAGCCTCAAGGCGCAGTTGTGCGTGGAGGGCAAGCAACGCCTGTACGCCTTTTGCGATGAGCGAGGTGTCGATTATCGGCGGCTCGGCAAGCTGATCGTGGCCACCGATGATAGCCAGTGCGCAGCCTTGCAGAGGTTGCTGGAGCAGGGGCGGCGCAATGGCGTCCAGGATCTGCAATGGCTGGACGCCGGTCAGGCGCGGGCGCTTGAGCCGGCGGTGTCTTGCGTCGCCGCGCTCTGGTCGCCTTCCACCGGGATTGTCGACTCTCACGCCCTGATGCTGGCGCTGCAGGCCGATGCCGAGGCCAGCGGAGCATCGGTGGCCTTTCACACGCCGTTGGCATCGGCCCGTTGCACCGGGCAAGGTTTCGAGTTGCACATGGGCGGCGCCGAGCCGATGACCTTGAGCTGCCGGGAGCTGATCAATTGCGCCGGATTGTCCGCGCCCGAGGTGGCGAGCCGGATCGAAGGTTTGCCATTGCAACACGTTCCTCAAGCGCGCCTGTGCAAGGGCAGCTACTTCAGTTTCAGCGGCCGGGCGCCGTTCCGGCACCTGGTCTATCCGGCCCCGGAAAGTGCGGGGCTGGGTGTGCACATGACCCTGGACCTGGGTGGACAGGCGCGCTTCGGGCCGGACGTCGAGTGGGTCGATCAGGTCGATTACCGCGTCGACCCGAACCGGGTGCATGGCTTCTACGAGGCCATCCGGCGTTACTGGCCGGCCTTGCCCGATGACAGCCTGCAACCGGCCTACAGCGGCATCCGTCCGAAAATCTGTGGCCCAACCGAACCGGCCGCCGACTTCGTCATCAGTGGCCCGCTCGAACATGGCGTGCCGGGGCTGGTGAACCTGTTCGGGATCGAATCGCCGGGCCTGACCAGTTGCCTGGCACTGGCCGAGCGGGTGCAGGCGATACTGGCGCGGTAACGGGTGTACCGATGATCAGCGTTTGCGCTGCCGTTCGTCGATGAGGGCTATGCTTTGCAATGCGCCCATTGAAGTGGGAGACCTCTGATGATCAACGCACGCACTGCCCGCATGCTTGCCGATTACAAACGCTGGGCCGATCAACGCCTCTTCGACAGCCTGGCCTCCCTGCCGCCAGGTGAGGTCAATAAAGATCGGGTCTCGGTATTCAAGAACATGATCGGCACCCTGAACCACATCTACGTCGTGGACTGCATCTGGCAGGCCCACCTCGAGGGCCGAGGGCACGGCTTCAAGACCTCACACGATCTGCTGCACCCCGATCTGGCCGAGCTGCGCGTGGCGCAGAAGGACATCGATCACTGGTACTGCGACTGGAGCGAACGCCAGACCGATGAATCGCTGGACCAACCCGTCGAGTTCAGCTTTGTCTCGGGCGAAAGCGGCACCATGAGCGCCGGCGCGATGCTGCTGCATGTGGTCAATCACGCCAGCTATCACCGCGGCTGGGTGGTGCAGATGTATTTCGAGATTCCAGCCATGCCACCGGTCACGGACATGCCGGTGTATTTGCGCGAGTACGAACCGGTGCCCTTGCGATCGTTTACTGCGCCGGCGATGGCGCGGCCATGTGCTGTACAATTTTCGAGCGCAACCAGCGTTCTGCCGGATCGTTATCGTTGACCCCGTTCCAGACCATGGACAGTTCGGACAGGTTGATTTCAAACGGCGGGTCGTCGGCCCGCAACTGGCTGCTGCCCTCGATCAACGCGCACGCGGCGTAGTCCGGCACTGTGGCGAGCATATCGGTGCCTGCGAGCAACGCACGCAGGCCGGCAAACTGCGGCACCGCCAGCACCACCCGGCGCGAACGGCCGATACGGGCCAGGTCGTTGTCGATGGCACCGGTCAGATCCCCGGAGAACGACACCAGCGCATGGGGGCGTTCGCAATAGTCATCCAGGGTCAAGGTGCCGGGACGGCTGTCGCCGCGCAGGATCTTGACGCTCAGGTCCCGCAGCTTCTTGCGCTTGGCGTTGGCCGGCAGTTCCGTGGTGTAGCTGATGCCGACGGAAATTTCCCCGGAGGCGAGCATCGACGACATCAGCAGGTAATTCACCCGACGCACCACCACCACCACGTTCTGCGCCTCCTCGCGCATCTGCTTGAGCAACGGTGGAAACAGGCCGAACTCGGCGTCGTCGGACAGGCCAATGCGAAACACATCGCGGCTGGTGGACGGGTCGAAATCCTTGGCCCGGCTGACCGCCCCGGAGATGGTGTCCATTGCCGGCTGCAGCTCCTTGAGAATCTGCAACGCGCGCTGGGTCGGTTCCAGTATGCGGCCGTTACGCACCAGCAGCGGGTCGTCGAACAGATCGCGCAGCTTGGCCAGCGAGGCACTGACGGCGGGCTGGCCGAGGAACAGCTTTTCCCCGGCGCGGGTCAGGTTTTTTTCGAACATCAGGGTTTCGAAAATCACCAGCAGGTTCATGTCCACGCGGCGCAGGTCGTTGCGGTTCATGGTGGGGGGCTCGCTGGGGCTTGTATCTTTTAGTAAAGCACCAATCCCCTGTGAGGGCTTACTGTGGCGAGGAGGGGGCTGTGGGAGCGAGACCGGCTTGCCGGCGAAAACGGTGTGTCAGGCAATGGCGATGCCAACTGACATTCCCTCTTCGCCGGCAAGCTGGCTCCTACAGGGGCTGCGTTTACTCGGGTGGATCGAGTTGATCCAGTGCCCGGTTCACCGCCAGCTCGCCCAGCATGATGACTTGCGCTATGCCCAACAGGGAGTTGCGGCTCGGTCCATCCATATGGTCCGCCAGGTCCATGGCCATGACGTTGGCCGAGGCCAGCGATTCGCAGGCATGGGCCAGCAGGGTTTCAGTATCAAGCTGCGGATTGACGATGAACATGGTGCCGGGTGTGCGCGGGGTGGCGTTGATGTCGGCGGCTGTGTTGTAGGGGAAATCGAGGCCTTCGTCGGTCGCTTCGTGGAGTTTTGAATCGAGGTTTTCGTTGGGGGATGCTGGATCGGTGTCCGGGGGATTTGGGGTGACCTTGAACATGGTGGAACTCCTAGAGAATTGGAGCTGCCACCAGTCGCTGCGAAACGAAAAAAAGGTGGCAACTGTACGCGGGTTCGCAGACCAGGACTCTAGGAACCCGGCAGACCCGAAAGTCTCCCACGCACAGCCGCCATGACATGAGTGACAGACCTGATAAAGCGTCTGCTCACGGACGGTAGACGTTGTGCGTCTAGAGTTTACCCAGGCTGCGAAACCCGATCACTGATGGGCAGTGACGGGCATCAAGTTACCGAGCGGCCCCAAGGCGCACAAGCCGGCGGATTCTGGCGTAACTGTAGGCAACGGCGCAAGAAGCTGTAGCTTTCGTGAAGTAACCTGAAGGGCGTTTAAACAAGTGCCGCTGGTCGGTGTTTAATTCACGGATTTCGCGGCACAAATACATCTGCCGGATACCACGGACCTGTGGGAGCGAGCCTGCTCGCGAATGCGGAGTGTCAGGCGACATCAATGTTGTCTGGCACATCGCAATCGCGAGCAGGCTCGCTCCCACAGGTCCGTGTCCGACACAACATTGTTGTCGCCTGACACTCCCTCTTCGCGGGCAAGCCCGCTCCCACAGGGATTGTGCTGACCTGACAGGTATCAGGTGGATAATCCATCCGTTTTTATGTTGCAGGACCCGGTTCTGTCAGCACCTTCCTGAACGTCTCGACCAAGGGCCGCAGGTTGATCCGGTGCCACGCCGCCCACAGTGGTGTGGTGAAGGAAATCCACGGCACTTCCCGCAGCACCACCCCCGGTGGCGCATTGCGGCTCAGGCCTTTCTGGATCATCGCGATCCCCAGCCCCGATGCCACCAGCCCCAGCGCGGTGAAAGGTTCGGTGGCTTCCATGCGGATGTCCGGGGTGAACCCGGCGCGGATGCAGGCGCTGACGAAGTCTTCGCGGCTGGCGCAGTTCTGGCGGTGTTGCACGCCGATCCATTCCTGATCGGCCAGGTCGGCCGGGGTCAAGGTTGTCTGCTGCGCCAAAGGATGATGCTCGGGCAACGCCAGCAGCATCGGGTCGTCCAGCACCTGAAAACCCAGCAGGTCCGGATCATCGGCGACGGGCGGCTCACTGACCAGGGCGATATCGAGACTACGCTGTCGCAGGCCTTCGAGTTGTTCGGCGGAACTCAGGTTGTACAGCGCGACGTGCACGTTCGGCCGGTCGACCCGCAACACCCGCAAAGCGTTTGGCAGCACCCCGGCATGCATGGCGTTTTCGATGTAGCCGATGCACAGGCCGCCTTCTTCGCCGCGCCCCAGGCGTTTGCCGAGGGATTCCAGGCGGTTGGCGTGGGTCAGCAGGGCGCGGGTTTCGGCGAGGAAGGTCTGGCCGTCGCGGGTCAGGCGGATGCGCTGCTGACTGCGTTCGAACAGGGTCAACCCCAGGCGTTCCTCAAGCTGGGCGATCTGCCGACTCAGGGGCGACTGGGAAATGTGCAGGCGTTCGGCGGCGCGACCGACGTGTTCTTCTTCGGCGACGGCGACGAAGTAGCGCAATTGGCGGATGTCGATCATTTCAGACCTCTGGGGACTCAAGTGCTGCACATTATGTCTTGGACGGTCCGATGCTCGCAATCTAGGATTTGCTCATCGGCAAC
Encoded here:
- a CDS encoding DUF6124 family protein, translated to MFKVTPNPPDTDPASPNENLDSKLHEATDEGLDFPYNTAADINATPRTPGTMFIVNPQLDTETLLAHACESLASANVMAMDLADHMDGPSRNSLLGIAQVIMLGELAVNRALDQLDPPE
- a CDS encoding LysR substrate-binding domain-containing protein is translated as MIDIRQLRYFVAVAEEEHVGRAAERLHISQSPLSRQIAQLEERLGLTLFERSQQRIRLTRDGQTFLAETRALLTHANRLESLGKRLGRGEEGGLCIGYIENAMHAGVLPNALRVLRVDRPNVHVALYNLSSAEQLEGLRQRSLDIALVSEPPVADDPDLLGFQVLDDPMLLALPEHHPLAQQTTLTPADLADQEWIGVQHRQNCASREDFVSACIRAGFTPDIRMEATEPFTALGLVASGLGIAMIQKGLSRNAPPGVVLREVPWISFTTPLWAAWHRINLRPLVETFRKVLTEPGPAT
- a CDS encoding NAD(P)/FAD-dependent oxidoreductase, with the translated sequence MSVDIECVVVGAGVVGLAVARALARSGREVVLVEAGEGIGVGISSRNSEVIHAGIYYPSGSLKAQLCVEGKQRLYAFCDERGVDYRRLGKLIVATDDSQCAALQRLLEQGRRNGVQDLQWLDAGQARALEPAVSCVAALWSPSTGIVDSHALMLALQADAEASGASVAFHTPLASARCTGQGFELHMGGAEPMTLSCRELINCAGLSAPEVASRIEGLPLQHVPQARLCKGSYFSFSGRAPFRHLVYPAPESAGLGVHMTLDLGGQARFGPDVEWVDQVDYRVDPNRVHGFYEAIRRYWPALPDDSLQPAYSGIRPKICGPTEPAADFVISGPLEHGVPGLVNLFGIESPGLTSCLALAERVQAILAR
- a CDS encoding LysR substrate-binding domain-containing protein, whose protein sequence is MNRNDLRRVDMNLLVIFETLMFEKNLTRAGEKLFLGQPAVSASLAKLRDLFDDPLLVRNGRILEPTQRALQILKELQPAMDTISGAVSRAKDFDPSTSRDVFRIGLSDDAEFGLFPPLLKQMREEAQNVVVVVRRVNYLLMSSMLASGEISVGISYTTELPANAKRKKLRDLSVKILRGDSRPGTLTLDDYCERPHALVSFSGDLTGAIDNDLARIGRSRRVVLAVPQFAGLRALLAGTDMLATVPDYAACALIEGSSQLRADDPPFEINLSELSMVWNGVNDNDPAERWLRSKIVQHMAAPSPAQ
- a CDS encoding DinB family protein translates to MINARTARMLADYKRWADQRLFDSLASLPPGEVNKDRVSVFKNMIGTLNHIYVVDCIWQAHLEGRGHGFKTSHDLLHPDLAELRVAQKDIDHWYCDWSERQTDESLDQPVEFSFVSGESGTMSAGAMLLHVVNHASYHRGWVVQMYFEIPAMPPVTDMPVYLREYEPVPLRSFTAPAMARPCAVQFSSATSVLPDRYR
- a CDS encoding MFS transporter; translation: MNNPSAETLRLTAASATERPTSVRWRIFLIMLLLTAINYIDRASLSVALPLISAEFQIPPALEGLMLSAFFWSYALMQIPGGMLLDRFQTRRVIVIATVAWGAFQALAAGAHNWITLLITRMGLGIAESPIMPAGAKLNGAWLTPNERGRGAVLVDGGAPLGSAFGAIIIAGLIGWFDSWRIAFVIAGVGTMLAGVLAWKYIRNHPSEHPGVNAAELAHITAGNSTVSQPGAVTSIPLKELLKDRSVLAMFAGYCCILSVFYGLLTWMPSYLHQTHGLNISSMGGATFLIFMCGFVGELVGGYLGDKWKSSGASPNLVMRSMFSGSALVAAVCMLAVAYASEASKAIGLLCVAMFFIRWCGMYWCIPSILGGTSKTGVLAGTMNFCGNMAGVIVPIMIGLIVQFTGSYFLVLIFFVVMALLLAIFSSLIDYRERGLT